The following proteins come from a genomic window of Flavobacteriales bacterium:
- a CDS encoding 2-C-methyl-D-erythritol 4-phosphate cytidylyltransferase, whose protein sequence is SLGVQIHLVEGNKENIKITSPFDLQLAELLLPK, encoded by the coding sequence TCACTTGGTGTTCAAATTCACCTGGTGGAAGGAAATAAAGAAAACATCAAGATTACTTCGCCCTTCGATCTTCAATTGGCTGAGTTATTACTCCCCAAATGA